A single genomic interval of Phycisphaerae bacterium harbors:
- a CDS encoding response regulator, with product MTVLKKVLVVDDDPDILDQVEMVLKANGYDVATANSAANGEEFLISTQPDIVILDLMMEQMDSGFVLCHQIKKMYPNMPIIMLTAVRSSTGLGFDAKSPEAKSWIKADCILDKPVRTEELLNSVRKLLQV from the coding sequence ATGACCGTATTAAAAAAAGTTCTCGTTGTCGATGACGACCCGGATATCCTCGACCAGGTGGAGATGGTTCTCAAGGCCAATGGCTATGATGTAGCCACTGCGAACTCAGCCGCCAATGGCGAAGAGTTTTTAATTTCCACCCAGCCCGATATAGTAATTTTGGACCTTATGATGGAACAGATGGATTCCGGATTTGTCCTGTGCCATCAAATCAAAAAAATGTATCCGAATATGCCCATCATCATGCTGACGGCGGTTCGTTCCTCAACAGGGCTTGGCTTTGATGCCAAAAGCCCGGAGGCGAAATCCTGGATTAAGGCGGATTGTATTCTCGACAAACCCGTACGAACCGAAGAGTTGTTGAACTCTGTGCGAAAATTGCTTCAGGTTTGA
- a CDS encoding NADH-dependent [FeFe] hydrogenase, group A6 — MFNIEIDNRNVQANDGETILAVCKREGIRIPTLCFIEGLAPSGACRMCIVEVEGFPGLIPSCSYPVKEGMKVKTSTPKVLNARRTIVELLLSDHPDDCLYCLRNGQCELQKLASDMDVKRLSFSKVKTKRPTDVSSPSIIRNPEKCILCGKCVRVCEEVQGVSAIDFIGRGCKAFVGTAFDSGLNVSTCINCGQCIMVCPTGALTERSYVDEVAAALADPDKYVVVQHAPSISVTLAEEFGVKPGKDVDGQMVTALRRLGFKRVFDTSFSADLTIMEEGSELVHRIKTGGKLPMMTSCSPGWIKFVEQFYPDMLENVSTCKSPQQMMGALIKSFFAQREKLDPSKIVSVSIMPCTAKKFECQRPEMAVDYVPDVDYVLTTRELAQLFRRYGLELGAMTPDTADTPFGERTSAGKIFGATGGVMEAAIRSAYFLLTGQEYPEEKIPAIRGLKGHKEVKLKIGELEVGAAVVSGLGNARKLLDEIKAGRKDIHFIEVMTCPGGCISGGGQPIGTDAEAVKGRLQALYLIDRDDRVRASHHNESVGRLYREFLGEPLGKVSHHLLHTHYKKRDIMV; from the coding sequence ATGTTTAATATAGAAATTGATAATCGAAATGTACAAGCCAATGACGGCGAAACAATCCTTGCTGTTTGTAAACGGGAAGGCATCAGGATTCCCACCCTGTGCTTTATCGAAGGGCTGGCTCCCAGCGGCGCCTGCCGAATGTGTATCGTGGAAGTGGAAGGTTTCCCGGGTCTAATTCCCTCCTGTTCCTATCCGGTAAAAGAGGGTATGAAGGTGAAAACCTCAACCCCAAAAGTTCTCAATGCCCGCAGGACTATCGTAGAATTGCTTTTGAGCGACCACCCCGATGATTGTCTCTATTGTCTGCGTAACGGACAGTGCGAACTGCAAAAGCTTGCCAGCGATATGGACGTGAAACGGCTTTCCTTCAGCAAAGTGAAAACAAAACGTCCCACCGATGTCTCCAGTCCGTCGATTATTCGCAATCCCGAGAAGTGCATCCTTTGCGGCAAGTGTGTCCGTGTATGCGAAGAAGTTCAGGGCGTTTCAGCGATTGATTTCATCGGTCGCGGCTGCAAGGCTTTTGTTGGAACCGCCTTCGACAGCGGCCTGAATGTTTCGACCTGCATCAATTGCGGTCAGTGCATTATGGTTTGTCCGACGGGCGCTCTGACCGAACGGTCGTATGTCGATGAAGTCGCTGCCGCATTGGCGGATCCCGACAAGTATGTCGTTGTTCAGCACGCACCATCGATTTCTGTAACTCTGGCAGAAGAATTCGGCGTCAAACCCGGTAAAGATGTTGACGGCCAAATGGTTACCGCATTACGGAGGCTGGGTTTCAAGCGTGTATTTGATACCTCTTTTTCGGCGGATTTGACCATTATGGAAGAAGGTTCTGAATTGGTTCACCGGATTAAGACCGGCGGAAAACTGCCGATGATGACAAGCTGTTCACCCGGATGGATTAAATTCGTCGAACAGTTTTATCCCGATATGCTCGAAAATGTCTCGACATGCAAGAGTCCACAGCAAATGATGGGCGCACTGATAAAGAGCTTTTTTGCCCAGCGAGAAAAGCTGGATCCGAGCAAAATCGTAAGTGTTTCGATAATGCCCTGCACGGCCAAGAAATTTGAGTGCCAGCGCCCGGAAATGGCGGTAGATTATGTCCCTGATGTGGATTATGTGCTAACGACTCGTGAACTGGCCCAGCTTTTCCGCAGATATGGCCTGGAACTGGGTGCTATGACTCCGGATACCGCTGATACTCCTTTCGGTGAAAGAACCAGTGCCGGTAAAATTTTCGGTGCCACCGGCGGTGTGATGGAAGCTGCGATTCGCAGTGCCTATTTTCTGCTTACCGGACAGGAATATCCGGAAGAGAAAATTCCTGCCATTCGCGGCCTCAAGGGACATAAGGAAGTTAAACTTAAAATTGGCGAACTGGAAGTCGGAGCGGCTGTGGTAAGCGGACTGGGTAATGCCCGTAAACTGCTCGATGAAATTAAGGCAGGCAGGAAAGATATCCATTTCATCGAGGTTATGACCTGTCCGGGCGGCTGCATTTCCGGCGGCGGCCAGCCGATTGGTACCGATGCCGAAGCCGTGAAAGGGCGTTTGCAGGCTCTCTACCTGATTGACCGGGACGACCGGGTTCGGGCAAGCCATCACAATGAATCTGTTGGGCGGCTGTACCGTGAATTTCTGGGCGAACCACTCGGCAAGGTAAGTCATCACCTGCTGCATACACATTACAAAAAACGCGATATTATGGTATAA